The following proteins are co-located in the Camelina sativa cultivar DH55 chromosome 12, Cs, whole genome shotgun sequence genome:
- the LOC104733813 gene encoding probable serine protease EDA2: MPTVSSHLILHFAGTKIVFTNGSQDPWRHATKQASSPDLPSYVITCHNCGHGSDLRGCPQSPMIIEGDSKNCSSPDAVNKVRQRIIEHIDLWLSECRGGIRSSM, translated from the exons ATGCCAACAGTTTCTTCGCATCTTATTCTCCATTTTGCAGGGACCAAGATCGTCTTCACAAATGGGTCACAGGATCCATGGCGTCATGCAACCAAACAGGCCTCATCTCCTGACC TGCCTTCTTACGTCATCACTTGTCATAACTGTGGCCATGGAAGTGATCTTCGAGGATGCCCTCAATCTCCAATGATCATTGAAG GTGATTCCAAGAACTGCAGTTCACCCGATGCAGTGAACAAAGTGAGGCAACGTATTATAGAACACATTGACCTGTGGCTCTCCGAGTGTCGTGGAGGGATTAGGAGTTCCATGTAA